In Pseudomonadota bacterium, the genomic stretch TGATCTCCCTGTCGATCAGGGATCGCTCCGCATTGACAAGTTGAAGTTCCACTTCCGCCAGTTCCAGCCGCGGCTGCAGTGTCGCGAGCTCGCTCTGCAACCGTTCGCGTTCTGCTCGTGCCGCCTCAAGCCTCGCGCGCAGGAGCGTCTGTTCTGAACGCTGCGGCTCTTCGGTGCTCTCCTCTAGGCCGGACGCGGTTGCATTGAGTTGCTCGACGAGGGCCGTGGCGTCGGCGAGCTCGTCACGCAGTTGCAGAGGACGGGTGAGGCGGCTCGCGAGTTGCTGATCGAGCTTGTCCTTGGCCTCGCGCTTCTCCGACTGTTGTGCGCTGAGCGTCGCCAGGCGCAGGGATGCGGCGTCGGCGTCGACGGAGCGCAGCCGTCTCTCCAGGCTGTTCAGGTTGGTCAGCACCTCCTCGCGCTCCGCCTCGAGGCGAGCTGCGTCCGTCTGGGCATTCTCTACCCGGCGCTGCAGAGCACGCTGATTGTTACGAGACTCCTCTGACCTCTGCAGCCGTTCCAGGGCTGCGCGATAGTTGGCAGCGGCCGCGCTGCGAACTTCCTCGCTCACCTCGGTACTATTGAGCAGGACGTCGAGGCGGGCCTGGATCTGGGCCGGGGTCGGTCCCTCAGCGCCTTGCGCGTGTGCGAGGAAAGAGGCGAACAGCGTCAGTAAGGCAGTGGCAAGGTGCCGCCAGCGCGCGAAGGGCAGATATGAGGCTAGGGACATAGAGTGCTTCGCGCCGCAAGGCGCTCGTATAGATCATCGCAGAGGTTCATCAAATCCTCCCGGGTGCCCGCCGGCCAATCGCAGCGGACCGATCGCGCGTGGATCTCCTTCGACAGGCGCGGCTCGTAGGGAATGCCCAGGTGCTCGCACAGGCAAGTCATCTGCTGGGTGGGGGCGCCCACGAGGCGCTCGTAGCAGATGACCTGGGCGCGCGTGTCGCGATCTAGCCCTTGGGTGTAAAAGAGATCGTTGCGTAGGTACCAGAACAGAGCCGCCGCACCGGCGGCATCCATGGCCTCAGCCATCATCTTAGCGATGAGATCGAAGTGGTGCGGACTGAATCCACGGATCTGCCAAACCTGCGGTCGTTCCCCGCGAGCTAGCCTTTTCAGTAGCTGCAGATTCTGCTGGCCGAACTTCGCCACGGCGGAGCGGGCGCGATCGCTGGGGTGACGTAGGGCCCAGATGACGCGTCCATTAGGGTAGCGGGCGAGCATTTCGCCAGCGAGATGGCTGGAGGTCAGGGGTTTGAAGGCGACGATAGGTAGGCGAGAGCGGGAGACGAGCCTTGGCCACACGTCCTCTCGTAACACGAAGTCTTGAAAGGCCGTGCGATCGTGCTCAGGGTAGTACGCCACTTGGCTGCTGCTGGCAAGGCAGTCCCCGAGCATCGTGGTGCCGCTGCGCTGTGCACCGACGATGAAAACGGGCGCCGCGCCGCCGGGCGGGCGGGGGTGGGTGAGTTGCCAAAGGAGCTTGCGAGCCCCGCGCGCACCGCGCCGCGCCGCGGAGAGGCTCTTGCGTCGCAAGGTACGTATCATCGCGCTGCCGTTTCCACTGACGCCAAGACGTCCCGCCAACGCGTTATCACGCTCGGCCACGTGTACATAGATGCCACCAGCTCCCTTGCGCGCGTACCGAGCGCCTCGGCGAACTGTGGCTTTGCGTGAAGGTCCAGCACAGCCTGCGCGAACCGTTCCGGCCGATCCGCCAGTAGGAAGTGTCGCTCAGGGTGTGCTGCCAGCGCTTCGCTGCCCATTCGCGTGGAGACCACAGCACGCCCCATGGCCATGGCCTCGAGCATCTTGTTCTTCAACCCACTGCCACTGACCATAGGATTCACCATCACCGGAACCCGTTGCACCAGCGCCGGCAGGTCCTCTACGAACCCCGTGACTCTCACTTTGGGGAAGCGCTCCGGCAACCGTCGGATCCACTCGTCTGCGCCGCCGCCAATCAGATAGCAGGGAGTTTCGGCAGCTGCTAGCCAGGGGGCGTACACCTCATCGATAAACCACTGGACTGCGGAGCGGTTGGGCTCAAACGCTAGATTGCCCCAAAAGGCCACGCCGGCGGAACGCGCTTCAGGCCAGGTGCGACCAACATCTAACAGCCCCGGCTCCACGCCATTGGGCACGATCTCAACGCGCGCACGGGGATCGAGGGCGCGCAGGCGGGCCCCATCTGTCGGCGAGATAGTGGTGATCAGCGCGAAGCGTTCGCTCAAGCGAGACTCCTGGCGCGCGTAGCGGTGTTGCGCTAGCAGGTGATGGAATCGTCGGGGTAGGGTCAAGCTCCGTGCATGAAGAGCGTACTCGCGCTCGAGGGTGAGCGTGTAGCAGTCGAAGTCGTCGACAACGCGGTGATGCACGTCGAGCACCGCCACCAACTCCGCCACGGTGAGCTTTCCAGCGATTGCCACGGTGACCTCGTGCTCGGCGACAAACCTGCGCAGCGCTTGCGTGCACGCGTCAAACCAGGCGGGCCAACCCCAGCGCAAATAATGCCCGTTGTCTGTGCGTAGGTGTCGCCGAAAGCTACCGCGCTCGGAACACGACGGTAGCATCAGTATTTCATCGAAGGGCCCCTCGCTCAGTAGCGCCTCTCGCTGCTCCTCGGTGCCTTTCATGGCGGCTAGTACGCAGCGCCCAGCCTCGGCCTGGGCGCGGGCGAGGTAGTAGCTACGCAGGCGGTCGCCCTCCGTCAGCGGGAGGGGCAGGGCATCGAGCAATAGAAGCACGGTGGGGCCCGAGACCGTGCCGGTGGTGGTGCTAGCGCTCATAGGGAGTACCCCAGAGCCTGCATCTGAGGGCCGCAGACGCCGGCGATCAACTTGCGCTCAAGCCCACCCAATGCGAGCTTGGTGCCAGCGCGCGCGCCGATACGCTGCTTTAGCACCGTAGCGTCTAGAGGGCCGATGTCAGCGTAGGCCTCCAACCTCCGCAGGCCCTGGCCCGCAAGGTGCAGTGATTCATAGGGAAGCAGCAGCGCATCGAGGCGCTGCGCCTCAGCCAGGAAGCTCCGCGTTAGATGGCGCCAATGATGAGCAAACGCCAGACGCTTGGCCACCCGATACCGCGGCCAAACGCTATACCAATCCACACCCTTGCAAGAACGCCAGCAATCGTAGGGATGCCGCACGACGAATACGATCTTCGAGGCGGGGAACAACCACTTGAGAAAATGCCCGTAGCCTGCGCACAAGCGCACTTCCTTGAGGCCGAAGGAGGTGATGGCATCACTTGCAACGGCAAGCGACTGCGCCGATGGTTGCAGCCATGCGGTCATCCATGCGCGCTGTGCTTCCCGCAGCGCACCTAGGGGAGGGACGAGATTGGCCACCCACGCATTGGCGAGCGCACGCAGGGACGGTGCGCTTTGAAAGTGTTCAGGCGGCGGCCAGTCGGGCTGCAGTCCAGCTATTGGAGCTGCTAGGTGAGGGATGGGCACGACCCGGTCCAGGGGTTCGCCCCAAATGAGGGCCTTACCGCTGGAGATGAGCAGGCGCTGAACCAGCGTCGAGCCCGAGCCCCAACCGGCTGCGAGCACCCAGATTGGGGCGATATCCTTCGCTGTCGGTACCGTACCAAAATCATGCTCATCGCCGACCAGCGTTGCTTGCACCTGCTCCCCGGCCAGAAGCGCAGGGGGGAGGACGCGCTTGGCGATGCGATCATTGCCGAGAGCGGCGCCAATGAGCCGCTCCAACGGGTCTTGACGGATGCGCTCTCTTTGCTTGCTCATGGGGACGTGTGCGCGTCCGCGCGTGCGAGCTCGACAAGGTGAAGGTCGACGGCGCGAGCGACCGCCTCAAGATGTAGGGGCCCCCGCTGACTGTCCTTAGAGAAGGGTGCGAGCTCGACGCGTAGACGATGCCAGGCGCTGTCGCCCGGAACCGTGAGTTGCACGGGGCGCTGGCCGAGACCCGCGAGTCCAATTGACGTGTCGTTTTCGTCAACGCTGCGTGCCAGAATGCTAAGCACCGTGGGTTCTGAGGCAGCACCTTGGAGGAAGTCACGGTCGAAGCGAATCTCACATGAGTCGCCAGCGCGCAGACGCGACGCCCACAGGCCGTAGGGCTCATCGGCTGACCCCACACCGGTGCGTCGTACTCCGCAGCCCTGGGCGGCCGCCAGCACACCGTAGTCGCCTGCGAGAAAGTCCCCCTGGCGGAACGCGATCCAGGCGCCGCTGCTCTCGCGGGGTGCTAGGTGGGCGCCTAGATGGCGCTCGGCGAAGTCGAGCCCCAAGGCCACGCCAGGGTTTTCCGCCCGCACTAGATCCAAGCGATTGACCGCGAGCCTGCTGACGCCAAGGGAGAGATCGGACAGGACACGCCAGTAGAACCATTCGGATTCGGAGGGCACGACGGTGGTTGGATAGTCCTTATGGCGCCCCTCCGCTGTACGCATGGCCTCGGCGTAGCAGATGTAGCGCCGCTCTAAGCACTGCGTGCGCATGGTCCGGTACACCTCCAGGCTAAAGCCACCATTGCGTGGTTGGATGTCGCTGGAGGTGTGGAAGACGCCCGCCCGCCCGCCATCCAATAAGCGCTGTAGGCGGGCCCGCAAGCGAGCGCCCTGGGTGCCGCTCCCGATGCGCCCTCTACCCTCCTGAAAGAGAGCTCGGCGTACCAGCAGGAAGGCGACGGGGGCGATCTCATCGATGTAGTGTTCGACGATGCGCTCCGCGTACCCAACCGCCTGGGCGGAAGACCAATCGCTGCCTTCGCTGACACCGGCGCTACGCTTCCACGCCGATGCCCGGTGATAGGCATCAGGAATCGAAAGGCCCTCGGTCCCGACTGCATTGTAACTCAGGCGTACGGCAGCGATCGCCTCGCGATAGGGGTGCGTGTCGATCCAGTTGGCTAACGCCTCGATGAGGGCAAGTTGCGCGGCGAGGTAGGTGGGGTGCCAGTACATCGGTGTGCCGCGCGCTGATCTCACCGTGTGCAGTCGTATCGGCAGGTAGGGGACCTGGTCGAAGAGCCAGTCGGGGTGCGCATTGGCGTTGAGTTGCACGGTGGCTTGGCGACCCGCGCTGCGTACCGCGTCCAGGCGCTCATCGAGCAGTGTGAAATCGTATTGACCACGCTCGGGTTCCACCTGGTCCCACAATGCCCATACCTGCCCGCCCACCACCGCAGAGGATTCGAACACGTCCTGCCGGGTACCATGCCAAACGGCGTAGACCCCCACCGGGAAGGTGTTTGCGGCCGTCCTCGGCAGGGCGCTTGAGCTAGTATCCGCTTCGCCCCCCGGTGAGGCGCACGCGGTGAGCAAGCAGAGCATCTCCAGGGCGCTCAGCGCGACTCCTCTAGCGGCGCGCAAGGTAGCGCTTCGCTGCGTCGGTGGGTCCATCGCGGCTGGGGATGTAAAGCTCGTTTTCAAAGCGCTCCAGCACATCTCCGATACACACCAGGTCCTGGCGCCTAAGGGCGAAGCGCCAGCGTGGACTGCCAGCGTTCATCGCCCCCTTCGCACCCTGATCTGCCTGCTGGGAGGGCTTGCTGAGCACCCTCGCAGACGGCAAAGACGGAAGACCGAGTTGTCGCGTGAGTCGGGTCCACTCTTGCTCAGCCTGGGCATCGATCAGGTGTTCGTAGAAGTGCACGCTAAAGCGACTCGACTCCCAATCGTGCAAGGCGACCGCGTGCTGCACGCACCATATCGCCGTGTGGCCGCGAATCTCATCACTTATCCGCGCCGCCGCCTCTCGCGTGGGTGCTCCGAGGAGCGTCGCCACGTGTTCATTCGCGAGGTAACGCTCCAGGGTAGGGCGCCAAGGCCATCCGCGGCGCACGCGCGAGGCGACGACGGCGCCGGGATGGCGAATGACTAGGGCGATCCGTGCGTCGTAATGCTGCTCAAGCCACCCGAGCATCAGGCTCGCTCGCACCACCTTGTACAACCAGCCCGCTTGCGCGCTAGGTCTGCCGTAGCGCCAGTAATTTCCCGCTGCGGCGGTGAGTTTGCGCGCAACCTTAGGCAAGGAGCGTTGCGGTCCTAGGCGGAGCTCTTCGCGGTAAGCGCGCCCCAGGGTCCACAAGTTGCGGTAGGCACCGTTGAACAGCTCATCGAAGAAGGCGCGAGCGTGCGCCGCCTCGTCGTGCTGCGCGATGCGCTCGTTGGCGAAGGGCACGGCCTGTGGGATCGCGTCCGGGTTTAGCGGCTCGAACAGAGTACCGGCACCGTTCGCTGTGCTCAGGGCATCCACCACCCACGTGGTGCCGCTGCGAGCGGAGCCGGCGATGATTCGGGGTTGAAGGTCCATTCAGGCTGAGTCCTAGGCGCAGGGCAAGTTCTGGTCGTGTCGCCACGCCAGCCACAGGCCGAGTGCGAGCTGCAGCATATTGGCTAGGACGCCGGCGATTGCCAAGCTCACCACCAGCAACAGCGGGTCTCCATCATCGCTCGCGCGTGCCCACAGTACGGCGACGACGAACAGGGCCAGGCGCACGCAGGAGAGCCCGAGCATCCAGCGTTGCTTCTCCAGCGCCTGAAACACGGCACTCGTGGGCCCCGTCAGAAACATCGTAAACGCCCAGGGAGCGAGGGGCGGCGCGTAGGGCCCCGCGCTGGTCCACCCATCACCGAGCACGAACACCAGCAGTGGTTCGCCGATTACGTAAAGCAAAGCGCAGGGCACCACGGCGGCCAGTCCGAGGATGGTTGTCGCCCGCGCGAGTGGCCAGAACATCGGCTCAGCCCGACGACGACGGCCCGCTGCTCTAGGTAGGGCCACTTGGCGGCCTGCCTGACCAATCGCCCGCGCGGGTGTGAGGACCAGGCGATGAGCTGCCGCGTAGAAACCGACGATTGCCGGGGCGAACAGCGTGCCGATGAGCAGCAGGGGTAGGCGCTGAGTCAGCGAACGAATCAAGGTGCTGGGCAGGCCAAAGAGGGCGAAAGCCGCGTAGCGTCGCGCAGCCTCGCCGATCGTCCATGGATCGGCTTGGTCGGGCGGTGGCGGGTTTGCCACCGGGTCTCCAGGAGCGGGGCTGTTGCTGCTGCTCGGCGCGCCAATGAGGCTCCAAGCGCGCACCACAAGGCCAACCACGTAAGGCATCAACAACCCGAGGAACGTGGGGCTCAAACCCAGGCCCCATGCGACCCTCCCAGAGCTGGTTACCCCAGCCTGGGCCAAGGAACTTGCCGCGATCCGCTGGAATGCCTTGCGGCGCACGGCCCACGCCTGCAGCACGTTGCTTAGGCCCAGCAAACCGACGATCGCGGCCAGTATCAGCCACCAGCCTGGCACGCTGTTGAGCCCAGCCGGTCGCCAAGCCTCCGGCCATTGGGCAGCGATAAGGGCGAGCGTTATGCAAAAGCCTAGCAGCAGCAACAGAGAGAGGCGGGAAACCTGGCGCGCCCCATGACCCTGGCGTGGCAGCGCTATCGCGCCTTCGTAGCCCAAGGAACTGGCTTGGTTGAAGGTGGTGGCGAGGGCTACCAGGAGACTCACCCGTCCGTAGTCGGCAGGGTCGAAGAGGCGTGTGATCAATGGGATCGCCAGCACCTGGATGACCCGTGCGCCCATGACGCCGCCGAGCAGCGACAGAAGATCCCGGGTTGCACGCCCTTCGCTGAATTGCTTGCCGAGAAAGCTCAGCGCCGCGCGAAACCTGCTCAAGGCGAGGCCCACGGGACCGCCCAACCGGACACGCGCGGCCGAGTCGACACGGCTGATTTCATGGAGCCGCCCCTGGTTCGCGCGTGTGTTGTGACGTGGTCGACATGTCGCCAATACGAGCGGGCCACTCGCATGCTAATTTCGACAGGATTGCGTAATCGTGGGCACGCCGGAAGGAGGCACAAGTGCCGTGGTTGGCGAGGCGTTTGGACAGATGAGTGGCTCCGGTGCTAACGGCGGGTCCCTGCCGCCCGCAGTGGACGCGAATCGCCTCACGGTCGATGGTCGCGCCGGCCCCATCAGCTACTATCACGCCGGATCGGGAACTCCCGTATTGTTGGTCCACAGCATCAATGCGGCGGCATCCACCTTCGAGATGCGGCCGATCTTTGAGCATTTGCAGTCCACCCGCAGCACCTACGCCGTCGACCTGCCGGGCTTCGGATTCTCCTCGCGTACAGCGCGACGGTACGACGTCACGCTCTACACGACGGCGCTGCTGGATATGCTGGACGTGATCGCCCAGGACCTGCCCGATCGGGCAGTGGACGTTATCGGTCTCTCGCTCTCGTGCGAGTTCGTGGCCCGAGTCGCCAGCGAACATCCACACCGGGTTCGTCAGCTCGTGCTGATCAACCCAACGGGCTTTAACCGCCTCGGCGCCCAGGCCAACGGGCCACCGCTGACTAATCGGGAGATCCCAGGCATGCACGCTTTGCTCGCCGCGCCCCTTTGGCGTGAGCCGCTGTACCGCGCGCTGACCCGCCCCGGGACCATTCGCTACTTTCTCCAGCGCACCTACGGTAGCGATCAGGTGGACGAGGACATGGTCAACTACGATCACCTCACTGCGCGCCAGGAAGGCGCGAGCCGAGCGCCTCTCGCCTTCTTGAGCGGTCGGCTCTTCAGTAAGGATGTGCGCCGGCTCTACGAGGGCTTGGACATGCCCGTTTGGGTTCCCCACGGCACCCGCGGCGACTTCAAAGACTTTTCTCACGCAGAATGGGCTCGTAAGCGGGCCAACT encodes the following:
- a CDS encoding sulfotransferase gives rise to the protein MIRTLRRKSLSAARRGARGARKLLWQLTHPRPPGGAAPVFIVGAQRSGTTMLGDCLASSSQVAYYPEHDRTAFQDFVLREDVWPRLVSRSRLPIVAFKPLTSSHLAGEMLARYPNGRVIWALRHPSDRARSAVAKFGQQNLQLLKRLARGERPQVWQIRGFSPHHFDLIAKMMAEAMDAAGAAALFWYLRNDLFYTQGLDRDTRAQVICYERLVGAPTQQMTCLCEHLGIPYEPRLSKEIHARSVRCDWPAGTREDLMNLCDDLYERLAARSTLCP
- a CDS encoding glycosyltransferase family 4 protein — encoded protein: MSASTTTGTVSGPTVLLLLDALPLPLTEGDRLRSYYLARAQAEAGRCVLAAMKGTEEQREALLSEGPFDEILMLPSCSERGSFRRHLRTDNGHYLRWGWPAWFDACTQALRRFVAEHEVTVAIAGKLTVAELVAVLDVHHRVVDDFDCYTLTLEREYALHARSLTLPRRFHHLLAQHRYARQESRLSERFALITTISPTDGARLRALDPRARVEIVPNGVEPGLLDVGRTWPEARSAGVAFWGNLAFEPNRSAVQWFIDEVYAPWLAAAETPCYLIGGGADEWIRRLPERFPKVRVTGFVEDLPALVQRVPVMVNPMVSGSGLKNKMLEAMAMGRAVVSTRMGSEALAAHPERHFLLADRPERFAQAVLDLHAKPQFAEALGTRARELVASMYTWPSVITRWRDVLASVETAAR
- a CDS encoding sulfotransferase, encoding MSKQRERIRQDPLERLIGAALGNDRIAKRVLPPALLAGEQVQATLVGDEHDFGTVPTAKDIAPIWVLAAGWGSGSTLVQRLLISSGKALIWGEPLDRVVPIPHLAAPIAGLQPDWPPPEHFQSAPSLRALANAWVANLVPPLGALREAQRAWMTAWLQPSAQSLAVASDAITSFGLKEVRLCAGYGHFLKWLFPASKIVFVVRHPYDCWRSCKGVDWYSVWPRYRVAKRLAFAHHWRHLTRSFLAEAQRLDALLLPYESLHLAGQGLRRLEAYADIGPLDATVLKQRIGARAGTKLALGGLERKLIAGVCGPQMQALGYSL
- a CDS encoding beta-galactosidase, which codes for MRAARGVALSALEMLCLLTACASPGGEADTSSSALPRTAANTFPVGVYAVWHGTRQDVFESSAVVGGQVWALWDQVEPERGQYDFTLLDERLDAVRSAGRQATVQLNANAHPDWLFDQVPYLPIRLHTVRSARGTPMYWHPTYLAAQLALIEALANWIDTHPYREAIAAVRLSYNAVGTEGLSIPDAYHRASAWKRSAGVSEGSDWSSAQAVGYAERIVEHYIDEIAPVAFLLVRRALFQEGRGRIGSGTQGARLRARLQRLLDGGRAGVFHTSSDIQPRNGGFSLEVYRTMRTQCLERRYICYAEAMRTAEGRHKDYPTTVVPSESEWFYWRVLSDLSLGVSRLAVNRLDLVRAENPGVALGLDFAERHLGAHLAPRESSGAWIAFRQGDFLAGDYGVLAAAQGCGVRRTGVGSADEPYGLWASRLRAGDSCEIRFDRDFLQGAASEPTVLSILARSVDENDTSIGLAGLGQRPVQLTVPGDSAWHRLRVELAPFSKDSQRGPLHLEAVARAVDLHLVELARADAHTSP
- a CDS encoding lipopolysaccharide biosynthesis protein, which translates into the protein MSRFRAALSFLGKQFSEGRATRDLLSLLGGVMGARVIQVLAIPLITRLFDPADYGRVSLLVALATTFNQASSLGYEGAIALPRQGHGARQVSRLSLLLLLGFCITLALIAAQWPEAWRPAGLNSVPGWWLILAAIVGLLGLSNVLQAWAVRRKAFQRIAASSLAQAGVTSSGRVAWGLGLSPTFLGLLMPYVVGLVVRAWSLIGAPSSSNSPAPGDPVANPPPPDQADPWTIGEAARRYAAFALFGLPSTLIRSLTQRLPLLLIGTLFAPAIVGFYAAAHRLVLTPARAIGQAGRQVALPRAAGRRRRAEPMFWPLARATTILGLAAVVPCALLYVIGEPLLVFVLGDGWTSAGPYAPPLAPWAFTMFLTGPTSAVFQALEKQRWMLGLSCVRLALFVVAVLWARASDDGDPLLLVVSLAIAGVLANMLQLALGLWLAWRHDQNLPCA
- a CDS encoding alpha/beta hydrolase is translated as MGTPEGGTSAVVGEAFGQMSGSGANGGSLPPAVDANRLTVDGRAGPISYYHAGSGTPVLLVHSINAAASTFEMRPIFEHLQSTRSTYAVDLPGFGFSSRTARRYDVTLYTTALLDMLDVIAQDLPDRAVDVIGLSLSCEFVARVASEHPHRVRQLVLINPTGFNRLGAQANGPPLTNREIPGMHALLAAPLWREPLYRALTRPGTIRYFLQRTYGSDQVDEDMVNYDHLTARQEGASRAPLAFLSGRLFSKDVRRLYEGLDMPVWVPHGTRGDFKDFSHAEWARKRANWYFSRFTTGAMPHFERPLEFTASLDSFLDTGAP